The Penaeus chinensis breed Huanghai No. 1 chromosome 29, ASM1920278v2, whole genome shotgun sequence genome window below encodes:
- the LOC125040787 gene encoding glycine-rich protein 5-like, with protein MILPRPLIVVLALMAMVYSAKAGGGGYGSRGGGGGGGFGNSGGFSGGGGGFSGQGGSGGFSGGAGGVGGGSQGFSGGSSGYGGGRGGGSVVRARLVGVGVLPSVGGGSGFGGGSVGGSGGFGQGGGRGGRGSFGGGRGSGGGSYGW; from the exons ATGATCCTTCCCCGGCCTTTG aTCGTGGTTTTGGCCTTAATGGCAATGGTTTACTCGGCTAAGGCCGGTGGAGGCGGATATGGGAGCAgaggaggcggtggtggaggaggcTTTGGTAATTCCGGTGGATTtagcggcggaggaggagggtttTCTGGACAAGGTGGATCTGGTGGATTTAGCGGAGGTGCTGGGGGAGTAGGTGGAGGATCCCAAGGATTTAGCGGAGGAAGCAGCGGGTATGGCGGCGGACGAGGTGGAGGCAGCGTCGTCCGCGCGCGCTTGGTCGGCGTTGGCGTTCTTCCTAGCGTCGGCGGCGGCTCGGGCTTCGGCGGTGGCAGCGTGGGCGGCAGCGGCGGTTTCGGCcaaggtggaggacgaggaggacgaggatcctTCGGCGGAGGACGAGGAAGTGGCGGAGGAAGCTACGGATGGTAA